A region of Salvia splendens isolate huo1 chromosome 17, SspV2, whole genome shotgun sequence DNA encodes the following proteins:
- the LOC121774907 gene encoding protein ORANGE, chloroplastic-like: MPNGVSHSLRMVASVAASLLGGVFAVGFLSSSVSERYTSFKKKKYGRPCRSCKAVGYYACKTCKGRGTINWSPLYDPIFINPCVCPTCDGFKVQRCLNCLGYGSA, translated from the exons ATGCCAAACGGCGTTTCCCACTCCCTGCGTATGGTAGCTTCAGTTGCTGCTTCGCTTCTTGGTGGAGTTTTCGCTGTTGGTTTTCTGTCCTCTTCAGTCTCCGAACGCTACACTTCATTTAAGAAG AAAAAATATGGGCGGCCGTGTCGGAGCTGTAAAGCAGTTGGCTACTACGCGTGTAAGACGTGTAAAGGGCGTGGCACTATAAATTGGTCTCCACTCTATGATCCAATCTTCATAAACCCTTGTGTCTGTCCAACCTGTGATGGATTCAA GGTCCAACGCTGTCTTAACTGCTTGGGATACGGCTCTGCATAA